In a genomic window of uncultured Flavobacterium sp.:
- a CDS encoding HlyD family efflux transporter periplasmic adaptor subunit: MNFSLDPINTLENLVAKNKTKSFSIYVIIVFAIIIFLVLLPVIKVDISSQSRGIIRTMTDNVPVTTIVSGRVIWLSLKNNNIVQKGDTLIKISKENLETDKRTQDTLSGSVSALLNDVSNLLQNKTSTLSTSAAREDLSKFQSGKNELHSKVSQAQINYDRNKILYDKDIIAKADFEKLEYELRLNKQALQSYINQQKSTWENQKRDLEERLKNLNGTVAKIKVESSNYVVLAPISGTIENFSGIQIGSYINASQSIATISAVDRLIVENTISSNDIGLIKKNQKVKFQLDAFNYNQWGFLEGKVIDIDRNITIQGEQAFFKVRCALDSTTLQLKSGYQANISKGMTLTTRYIITRRSLFDLLFDKIDDWLNPKQVSSKK; the protein is encoded by the coding sequence ATGAATTTTAGTTTAGATCCTATAAATACGCTCGAAAATTTAGTCGCAAAAAATAAAACTAAAAGTTTTTCGATTTACGTTATTATTGTTTTTGCAATTATAATATTTTTGGTGCTATTGCCAGTTATTAAAGTAGATATCAGTAGTCAAAGTCGAGGTATTATTCGCACTATGACTGACAATGTGCCTGTTACAACGATAGTTAGCGGTCGCGTAATATGGCTGTCGCTAAAGAATAATAACATTGTACAAAAAGGTGATACACTCATAAAAATTTCAAAAGAAAACTTAGAAACGGATAAAAGAACACAAGATACTTTGTCTGGTTCTGTTTCTGCACTTTTAAATGATGTTTCGAATTTACTACAAAATAAAACTTCAACTTTATCTACATCTGCGGCACGAGAGGATTTGTCTAAATTTCAGTCAGGTAAAAATGAATTACATAGTAAAGTTTCGCAGGCCCAAATAAATTACGACCGAAATAAAATATTGTATGATAAAGATATTATAGCAAAAGCTGATTTCGAAAAATTGGAGTACGAATTACGCTTAAATAAACAAGCTTTACAGAGTTATATAAACCAACAAAAATCTACTTGGGAAAATCAAAAAAGAGATTTAGAAGAACGATTAAAAAACCTAAATGGAACTGTTGCAAAAATAAAAGTAGAATCCAGTAATTATGTTGTTCTTGCCCCTATTTCTGGAACAATAGAAAATTTTTCAGGGATTCAAATAGGTTCCTATATAAATGCGTCACAATCTATTGCTACAATTTCGGCGGTAGATCGCCTTATTGTAGAGAATACTATTTCTTCCAACGATATTGGACTTATTAAAAAGAATCAGAAAGTAAAATTTCAATTAGATGCTTTTAATTATAATCAATGGGGTTTTTTAGAAGGGAAAGTAATTGATATTGATCGAAATATAACCATACAAGGAGAGCAGGCTTTTTTTAAAGTTCGCTGTGCTTTAGATTCAACAACACTACAATTAAAATCAGGTTATCAAGCCAATATCTCTAAAGGTATGACCTTAACCACAAGATACATTATAACTCGCAGAAGCTTGTTTGATTTATTATTTGATAAAATAGACGATTGGCTAAATCCAAAACAAGTATCATCAAAAAAATAA
- a CDS encoding peptidase domain-containing ABC transporter gives MASIKIKQHDIKDCGAACLASIGNHFKINLPIARIRQYANTDKRGTNVLGIIEGAEKMGFTAKGVKGSLDSLDKIPLPAIAHIITKEQFHHYVVIYKVEKSKITIMDPGFGKMEIYTFEDFQKIWSGVFILFAPNDSFKASNDITSPVMRFWNLIQPHKIILIQALVGAVVFTLLGLTMSIYIQKITDYVLVGGNRNLLNLLSISMIVIILLQAYIGSKKSIFVMKTGQLIDAKLILGYYKHLLHLPQRFFDTMQIGEITSRINDAVKIRSFINEVAIEMIVNVFIVIFSFALMFTYYWKLALVILLVIPFYTAIYFLLNKFNKKVERKIMENAAELQTQLVESITHVRTVKEFGIEEFSNIKTENKFVKLLFTTYKSGLNVVFANTSTQFLASAFTVVLMWVGSGYVIERFITPGELFSFYALIGYFTSPVASLISMNKTAQNALIAADRLFEIMDLEREETENKVELNKENLGDIKFENVSFRYGSRIEVFKNFNAIFKKNETTAIVGESGSGKTTLISLLQNLYPIKEGKIYIGEYDMQFIHYQSLRKIVGVIPQQLNLFSGNIIENIALGDSFPNIQEVLNLSKQLGITDFVEKLPNGFETQIGENGAMLSGGQKQRIAIARALYKNPEILLMDEATASLDTNSEKVVKDVIDDFKLQGKTIIVIAHRLSTIANADIILVMKNGAIVESGSHNILLEKKGEYYNLWSKQNLF, from the coding sequence ATGGCTTCAATAAAAATAAAGCAACATGATATTAAAGATTGTGGTGCTGCTTGTTTGGCATCTATTGGAAACCATTTCAAGATTAATCTTCCTATAGCTAGAATTCGTCAGTATGCTAATACAGACAAAAGAGGAACAAATGTATTGGGAATTATTGAAGGTGCCGAAAAAATGGGATTTACCGCCAAAGGGGTAAAAGGTAGTTTAGATTCTCTGGATAAAATTCCACTTCCAGCTATTGCACACATCATTACAAAAGAGCAATTTCATCATTATGTTGTAATTTATAAAGTTGAAAAATCTAAAATCACCATTATGGACCCTGGTTTTGGTAAGATGGAAATTTATACTTTTGAAGATTTTCAAAAAATATGGTCAGGTGTTTTTATTCTTTTTGCACCTAATGATTCTTTTAAAGCCTCAAATGACATAACCTCTCCGGTAATGCGGTTTTGGAATTTAATTCAACCACACAAAATTATTTTAATTCAGGCTTTGGTTGGTGCCGTAGTATTTACTCTACTAGGATTGACGATGTCTATTTATATTCAAAAAATTACAGATTATGTTTTGGTAGGCGGTAATAGAAATTTACTCAATTTATTAAGTATTTCTATGATTGTAATTATCTTGCTTCAAGCTTACATTGGTTCGAAGAAAAGTATTTTTGTAATGAAAACGGGACAGTTAATCGATGCAAAATTAATTCTCGGTTACTATAAACATTTACTTCATTTACCGCAACGTTTTTTTGATACGATGCAAATAGGCGAGATTACATCCAGAATAAATGATGCTGTAAAAATTCGTTCTTTTATAAATGAAGTAGCGATCGAAATGATTGTAAATGTTTTTATTGTGATTTTCTCATTCGCTTTAATGTTTACTTATTATTGGAAATTAGCATTGGTTATTTTACTAGTGATTCCGTTTTATACTGCAATTTATTTTCTTTTGAATAAATTCAATAAGAAAGTCGAAAGAAAAATTATGGAGAATGCCGCTGAATTACAAACCCAATTAGTTGAAAGTATTACTCATGTCAGGACCGTAAAAGAATTTGGAATAGAAGAGTTTTCTAACATAAAAACGGAAAATAAATTTGTAAAATTATTGTTCACAACTTACAAATCAGGTTTAAATGTAGTGTTTGCGAATACTTCTACGCAGTTTTTAGCATCTGCATTTACAGTGGTTCTCATGTGGGTTGGATCTGGATATGTAATTGAAAGGTTTATTACTCCGGGAGAATTGTTTTCTTTTTATGCTTTAATAGGTTATTTTACTTCACCTGTCGCTTCTTTAATAAGTATGAATAAAACAGCGCAAAATGCATTAATTGCGGCAGACAGACTTTTTGAAATAATGGATTTGGAAAGAGAAGAGACAGAAAATAAAGTTGAATTAAATAAAGAGAATCTAGGAGACATAAAATTTGAAAATGTTTCTTTCCGTTATGGATCACGAATAGAAGTTTTTAAAAATTTCAATGCTATATTCAAAAAAAATGAGACAACAGCAATTGTAGGAGAAAGTGGTAGCGGAAAGACAACTTTGATTTCACTTCTTCAAAATTTATACCCAATAAAAGAAGGAAAAATTTATATTGGAGAATATGATATGCAATTTATCCATTACCAAAGTTTGAGAAAAATTGTTGGGGTAATTCCCCAACAGCTTAATTTGTTTTCAGGAAATATTATTGAAAATATTGCATTAGGAGATTCATTTCCAAATATTCAGGAGGTTTTAAATTTGTCAAAACAACTTGGAATAACAGATTTTGTCGAAAAGCTACCCAATGGTTTTGAAACCCAAATTGGAGAAAATGGTGCAATGCTTTCCGGAGGACAAAAACAGCGAATTGCAATAGCGAGAGCATTATACAAAAATCCAGAAATTTTATTAATGGATGAAGCGACAGCATCATTAGACACTAATTCTGAAAAAGTTGTAAAAGATGTTATTGACGACTTTAAATTGCAAGGCAAAACTATAATTGTTATTGCTCATCGTTTAAGTACAATCGCAAATGCAGATATAATACTAGTAATGAAGAACGGTGCTATTGTTGAATCTGGGAGTCATAATATCTTATTGGAAAAAAAAGGAGAATATTATAATCTGTGGAGTAAACAGAATTTATTTTAA
- a CDS encoding NADH:flavin oxidoreductase/NADH oxidase — MASLLFSPLKIKEITLKNRIVISPMCQYSAIDGFANDWHLVHLGSRASGGVGLIIQEATAVSPEARISPSDLGIWKDEHIEKLKTINEFIVSQNAIPGIQLAHAGRKASVSAPWEGNKKLDFAQGGWQTVSASAIPYHDDEPFLPEALDKNGIQKIISDFKSSTRRVVEAGYKVLEIHAAHGYLLHQFLSPLTNIRTDEYGGSFENRIRFTLEILEAVQTEWPSDLPLFVRISATDWAEGGWNPEESVQLSKILKEKGIDLIDVSSGGLVSYQKIPVGPGYQVNFAAKIKKEAQIITGAVGLITEAKQAEEILKNNQADLVLFARESLRNPNLPLDFAKELNDDIQWPKQYERAKI; from the coding sequence ATGGCGTCACTATTATTTTCTCCACTTAAGATAAAAGAAATTACATTAAAAAACAGAATCGTTATTTCGCCAATGTGTCAATATTCCGCAATCGACGGATTTGCAAACGATTGGCATTTGGTTCATCTTGGCAGTCGTGCCAGCGGTGGAGTTGGTTTAATCATTCAGGAAGCAACCGCAGTTTCTCCCGAAGCAAGAATTTCACCTTCAGATCTTGGAATTTGGAAAGATGAGCATATCGAGAAACTAAAAACAATCAACGAATTTATCGTTTCACAAAATGCCATTCCGGGAATTCAGTTGGCACATGCCGGCCGAAAAGCAAGTGTTTCTGCTCCTTGGGAAGGCAATAAAAAATTAGATTTCGCTCAAGGCGGATGGCAGACAGTTTCGGCAAGCGCGATTCCGTATCACGATGACGAACCGTTTCTTCCGGAAGCTTTAGACAAAAATGGAATCCAAAAAATAATTTCAGATTTCAAATCATCAACAAGACGAGTTGTTGAAGCTGGTTATAAAGTGTTGGAAATTCATGCGGCACATGGTTATTTATTGCACCAGTTTTTATCTCCACTAACCAATATCAGAACTGATGAATACGGCGGAAGTTTCGAAAATAGAATTCGTTTTACCTTAGAAATTCTGGAAGCAGTTCAAACCGAATGGCCTTCAGATTTGCCTTTATTCGTTAGAATTTCAGCAACAGATTGGGCAGAAGGTGGATGGAATCCGGAAGAATCTGTACAACTTTCGAAAATATTAAAAGAAAAAGGAATAGACCTGATCGATGTTTCGTCAGGCGGATTAGTTTCTTATCAAAAAATTCCTGTTGGACCAGGTTATCAGGTTAATTTTGCAGCTAAAATCAAAAAAGAAGCACAAATAATAACCGGAGCAGTTGGTTTAATTACTGAAGCCAAACAAGCCGAAGAAATTTTAAAAAACAATCAGGCCGATTTGGTTTTGTTCGCCAGAGAATCGCTAAGAAATCCAAACTTACCTTTAGATTTTGCCAAAGAATTAAACGACGATATTCAATGGCCAAAACAATACGAAAGAGCTAAAATTTAA
- a CDS encoding Gfo/Idh/MocA family oxidoreductase: MQKIKTALLSYGMSGKVFHAPFLNIHPGFELLGSWERSKKLIQEDYPSVKSYPSIDDLLADDVDLVIVNTPVGTHFEYAKKVLLAGKHAVVEKAFTTTVAEAEELATIAKEKGLKLAVFQNRRWDSDFKTVQKIIKEGVLGDLVEAEFHFDRYNPLLSAKAHKETANDGAGILKDLGPHLIDQAVCLFGSPKSVFGDIRYTRDNSLVDDWIDLLLIYENFSVRLKASFFVREANPAYTIHGKKGSFLKPRGDVQEDELKLGKKPNLESWGTESETLQGLLHTEIDGKEIREKIPTLQGNYFSFFDGVYDSIANNKVEPVTAQDGVKVMQIIEAAIASNAQQKVINL; this comes from the coding sequence ATGCAAAAAATAAAAACAGCACTATTATCATACGGAATGTCGGGGAAAGTTTTTCACGCTCCATTTTTAAATATTCATCCGGGATTTGAATTATTAGGTTCTTGGGAAAGAAGCAAAAAACTAATTCAGGAAGATTATCCAAGCGTAAAAAGTTATCCTTCAATCGATGATTTATTAGCAGACGATGTCGATTTGGTAATTGTAAATACGCCAGTTGGAACACATTTCGAATATGCTAAAAAAGTATTATTAGCAGGAAAACATGCCGTTGTAGAAAAAGCATTCACTACAACTGTTGCCGAAGCCGAAGAATTAGCAACAATCGCAAAAGAAAAAGGTTTGAAATTAGCCGTTTTTCAAAACAGAAGATGGGATAGTGATTTCAAAACCGTCCAAAAAATAATTAAAGAAGGAGTTTTAGGAGATTTGGTCGAAGCCGAATTTCATTTCGACAGGTATAATCCTTTATTGAGTGCAAAAGCACACAAAGAAACCGCAAATGACGGAGCAGGAATCCTGAAAGATTTAGGACCGCATTTAATCGATCAGGCAGTTTGTTTATTTGGTTCACCAAAATCGGTTTTTGGAGATATTCGTTATACAAGAGACAATTCTTTAGTAGACGATTGGATTGATTTATTGCTGATTTACGAAAATTTCAGTGTGCGACTAAAAGCAAGTTTCTTCGTTAGAGAAGCAAATCCGGCATACACAATTCACGGAAAAAAAGGTTCTTTCTTAAAACCTCGTGGCGATGTTCAGGAAGATGAATTGAAACTCGGCAAAAAGCCAAACTTAGAATCTTGGGGAACAGAATCTGAAACTTTACAAGGACTTTTGCACACAGAAATAGACGGAAAAGAAATCAGAGAGAAAATCCCAACACTTCAGGGAAATTACTTTTCGTTTTTTGATGGCGTTTATGATTCGATTGCAAACAACAAAGTCGAACCAGTTACAGCACAAGACGGAGTAAAAGTCATGCAAATTATCGAAGCTGCAATCGCAAGTAATGCGCAGCAAAAAGTGATTAATTTGTAA
- a CDS encoding MFS transporter: MINFNPLSLFQTKGKIKKVYREAKASYLNRIRFAVGMFYFGMGLSFATWASRIPDIKTALHLTEGDLGSILFALPMGQLVIMPFSGKMVTKFGSHRILVFSLIMYVLCLANLGLATSALQLSLGLFLFGLFGNLANIAVNTQGVYTEVLFRKTIMSSFHGMWSFAGFTGALVGLGMLALNLTPFHHFLIVGGIVLLMVALNFKFLVKAKEKIKHKTSEKKKLFVKPDSALIWLGVIGFCSMASEGVMFDWSGVYFKDVVKAPGPLVILGYTSFMIMMASGRFLGDGLINKFGRERVMQISGIMISAGLFTAVFLPYIIPCTIAFMAVGLGVATIVPTVYSMAGKNPTVPPGEALTIVSSVSFLGFLMGPPVIGHIAETFGLKFSFAFIGVFGVLIAFLVSKIRTT, encoded by the coding sequence TTGATCAATTTCAATCCATTATCATTATTCCAAACCAAGGGAAAAATCAAGAAAGTCTATAGAGAGGCAAAAGCTTCCTATTTAAACCGAATTCGTTTTGCTGTTGGAATGTTTTATTTCGGAATGGGTTTGAGTTTTGCAACTTGGGCGAGTAGAATTCCGGATATTAAAACCGCCTTGCATTTGACCGAAGGAGATTTGGGTTCAATACTTTTTGCGCTTCCAATGGGGCAATTGGTAATTATGCCTTTTTCGGGAAAAATGGTAACCAAATTCGGGAGTCACCGTATTTTAGTTTTCTCCTTAATAATGTATGTTTTGTGTCTGGCTAATTTAGGTTTGGCAACTTCAGCCTTACAATTATCGCTGGGATTATTTCTGTTTGGATTATTTGGAAATCTAGCCAATATCGCCGTAAACACACAAGGCGTTTATACAGAAGTTCTTTTTAGAAAAACCATTATGTCATCGTTTCACGGAATGTGGAGTTTTGCCGGATTTACAGGAGCTTTAGTTGGTTTAGGAATGTTAGCTTTAAACCTCACACCATTTCATCACTTTCTAATTGTTGGAGGAATTGTGTTGCTAATGGTTGCATTGAATTTTAAATTTTTAGTCAAAGCCAAAGAAAAAATTAAACATAAAACTTCTGAAAAGAAAAAGCTTTTTGTAAAACCTGATAGTGCCTTAATCTGGCTTGGCGTAATTGGTTTTTGCAGCATGGCAAGCGAAGGCGTAATGTTTGACTGGAGCGGAGTTTACTTTAAAGATGTCGTGAAAGCGCCCGGACCATTAGTAATTTTAGGATATACTTCATTCATGATTATGATGGCAAGCGGAAGATTTTTAGGAGATGGATTAATCAATAAATTTGGTCGTGAACGTGTGATGCAAATTAGCGGAATCATGATTTCGGCGGGACTTTTTACAGCAGTTTTTCTACCTTATATTATTCCTTGTACAATTGCTTTTATGGCAGTTGGTTTAGGAGTTGCGACAATTGTACCAACTGTTTATAGCATGGCAGGAAAAAATCCAACAGTTCCGCCAGGCGAAGCTTTAACCATAGTTTCAAGCGTAAGTTTTTTGGGATTTTTAATGGGGCCACCAGTTATTGGTCACATTGCAGAAACTTTTGGGCTTAAATTTTCTTTTGCTTTTATAGGAGTTTTTGGTGTTTTGATTGCCTTTTTGGTATCTAAAATAAGAACTACATAG